The Mycolicibacterium fluoranthenivorans genomic interval GACCAGCCCGGACGACCCGGCCACCCCCGCCAACCGCGCCGCGTGGGAGTCCTTGGGGCGCTTCGAGAAACCGTTCCTGTGTGCGTTCTCCGATTCCGATCCGATCACCAAGGGCGGCGACCGGGTACTGGCCGCGCACGTCCCCGGAGCCAAGGACCACGAACCCGTCACCATCGCCGACGGCGGTCACTTCCTGCAGGAGGACAAGGGCGCTGAGCTCGCGGCGGTCGTGGTCTCGTTCATCCAGCGCACTTCGCAATGAGGATCGTCGCCGTCACCGGCGGCGGTCGCGGCATCGGCGCTGCCACGGCCCGAGCCTTCGCTGCGCGCGGCGACCGGGTGGCCATCGGCGATATCGACGCCACCGCGGCCACGGCTTTGGCCGATCAGCTGCCCGGCGCGATCGGTGTGCAGCTCGACGTCACCGACGCCGCGTCCTACCAACGGTTCCTCGATGACATCGAGAACCGCCTTGGCGCACTGGATGTACTGGTCGCCAATGCTGGGGTGATGTGGGTCGGCCCGTTCGACCAGGAACCCGAGGCCGCGATGCGACGCCAGATCGCCGTCAACCTCGAGGGCGTCATCACCGGGTTCAAGCTGGCGACACCGGCGATGCGCCAACGCGGATCGGGACACGTCGTCGTGGTGGCGTCGGCGGCCAGCAAGCTCGCACCGGCGGGGGAGGCCACCTACGCGGCGACCAAGCACGCGGTCTACGGCTACTGCACCGCGGTACGGGAGGAACTGCGGGGCAGCGGTGTCGACGTCAGTGTGTTGATGCCGACCGTGGTGGCCACCGAGCTTGCGGCCGGCACCTCCAGCGGCAAGGTCGCGCTCCTGACACCCGAGCAGGTCGCCGCCGGGGTACTCGCACTCGTCGACGGGCGGCAGCCTGAACTGTTTCTGCCGCGCAAGGCCGGTCTGGCGGCATTGGCAATGGCTGTGACACCGCCCCGGCTGCGTGGCGCCCTGCAGCGGTTGCTCGTGCCCAATCAGGTCGTGCTCGGACGTCCCGAACAG includes:
- a CDS encoding SDR family NAD(P)-dependent oxidoreductase, translated to MRIVAVTGGGRGIGAATARAFAARGDRVAIGDIDATAATALADQLPGAIGVQLDVTDAASYQRFLDDIENRLGALDVLVANAGVMWVGPFDQEPEAAMRRQIAVNLEGVITGFKLATPAMRQRGSGHVVVVASAASKLAPAGEATYAATKHAVYGYCTAVREELRGSGVDVSVLMPTVVATELAAGTSSGKVALLTPEQVAAGVLALVDGRQPELFLPRKAGLAALAMAVTPPRLRGALQRLLVPNQVVLGRPEQRRDYETRTLDKPAPEDGSVS